In the genome of Streptomyces sp. P3, the window AAGTAGGCGCCCGGCGGCCGGGGACGTCCCTGGCGGCACCGCTAGGACGTAGGGAGCTGCTTGCCGTAGTCCACCGTCTCGCCCTTCGCCGGTTCCTGGAGGGCGAAGTCCTTGCCCCAGGCCGAGAAGCTCAGCGTGCCCGCCCCGCCGGCGCGTTCCAGGCGCAGTGGGTACGGCTTGCCCTCCAGCGACACGTCCAGCGTGCCGCCGGAGCCGCCGTCGCCGGTGATGCGGACCGTGCGGACGCCGGACTGCTCGTGGTGGCCGTCGGTGTCCAGCGAGCCGTGCAGCGTCAGCAGACCGTCGAGCAGGAGATCCTTGTCCGTGAAGCCGCTGAACTTCTTGTACGACGGGTCGCCCGTCGGCACCTTCACATACTTGCCGTCGAGCTTGTCCCCGGCCGCCGCGTCCTTGCCGTCGTCGGACTCGGCGTCCTCGTGCTTCCAGAACGCCGCGTCGGCCTTCAGGAACAGCTGCTCGCCGACCCGCAGCAGATGGAAGGTGGCCCCCTCGGCGGTGACCGAGCCGGTGGCGCCGTCCGCCTTCAGACGCATGTCGAGCTTGTACGTGCGTCCGCTGGTGACCACGTTCCCCGACAGGCGCACCGCGTCGACCGAGCCCGCCGCCGTCTTCGTCCTCGCCTGGATCTCCTGGGCGGGGAGTCTGCCCACCCCGTTGGTGCCCGCGTCCGGATCCTCACTGCATCCCGTCAGTCCCAGACCCACGGCCAGCGCGCACAGCACGCTCACCAGCGGGACCCGGCGCGCACGGTTCTGGGGAATCGCAGTCACAGGGAGAGTCGCCTTTCTCCGGGGGTGTGCCGAGCGGCGTACGGCAGCGTACCGGGGTCGCGGAGCACCGGCGGAGCCAGTCCGTCCGGACCGCCCACCAGGGCGTATCCGATCGGGACGGGCTAGCCTTAAGCCCGCACCAGCGGGCATTCGGGAGAAGTACGTCACCCCTGACGCCGAGGACGGTCGCTCCCGGGAGAAGTCCGGGGAGAGGTTGCTGGAGAGGTCCGTGGAGAGGGCCCTGGAGATGTCCGTGGAGAAGTCTGCAGAGAAGGAGGTGCGGTGATGGCAGCGGGCGCCCCGCGGATCTTCGTCTCGCATCTCTCCGGCATCCCCGTGTTCGATCCGAACGGCGACCAGGTGGGCCGGGTGCGCGACCTCGTCGTCGTGCTGCGCGTGGGCCGGCGGCCGCCCCGGGTGCTCGGGCTGGTCGTCGAACTGTCCACGCGGCGGCGCATCTTCCTGCCGATGACCCGGGTCACCGGCATCGAGTCCGGGCAGGTCATCACCACCGGCGTGCTCAACGTCCGGCGCTTCGAGCAGCGGCCGACCGAGCGGCTGGCCTTCGGGGAGTTGCTCGACCGGCGGGTCACACTCGTCGAGACCGGTGAGGAGGTCAGCGTCCTCGACGTGTCGGTGCAGCAGCTGCCGGCCCGCCGGGACTGGGAGATCGACCGGGTCTTCGTCCGCAAGGGCAAGAAGGCGACCGCCTTCCGGCGGGCCAAGGGCGAGACGCTGACCGTGGAGTGGTCGGCGGTCACCGGGTTCTCGCTGGAGGAGCACGGGCAGGGCGCGGAGAGCCTGCTGGCCACCTTCGAGCAGTTGCGCCCCGCCGACCTCGCCAACGTCCTGCACCACCTGTCGCCCAAGCGGCGCGCCGAGGTGGCCGCGGCCCTCGACGACGACCGCCTCGCCGACGTCCTCGAGGAGCTCCCGGAGGACGACCAGATCGAGATTCTCGGCAAGCTGAAGGAGGAGCGCGCCGCGGACGTCCTGGAGGCCATGGACCCCGACGACGCCGCCGACCTGCTGTCCGAGCTCCCGGAACAGGACCAGGAACGGCTGCTGAGTCTGATGGAGCCCGCGGACGCGGCCGACATGCGGCGTCTGATGGCCTACGAGGAGCACACCGCGGGCGGTCTGATGACCACCGAGCCGATCGTCCTGCGGCCGGACGCCACCGTCGCCGACGCCCTCGCGCGCGTACGCAACCGCGACCTCTCCCCTGCGCTCGCCGCGCAGGTCTACGTCTGCCGCCCGCCCGACGAGACGCCGACCGGCAAGTACCTCGGCACGGTCCACTTCCAGCGGCTGCTGCGCGACCCGCCGTACACCCTGGTCAGCTCCATCATCGACGACGACCTGCAGGCCCTGGCGCCGGACGCGGCGCTGCCGGTCGTCGCCGGGTTCTTCGCGACGTACGACATGGTCGCGGCCCCCGTCGTCGACGAGGCGGGCTCGCTGCTGGGCGCGGTGACCGTGGACGACGTCCTGGACCACATGCTGCCCGAGGACTGGCGGGAGACGGAGTTCCACCTCGACGAGGGCGCGACCGAGGCGGTGGGCCCGCATGACTCCTGAGCGCGAGAGCGGCGGGCGCGCCGAGCGGGCCCCGGTCGGCGCCACGGCGTCCAGCCGCCACCGGGCCCGGCTGGACCAGCCGCGACCGCCCCGGCACCGGATCCTGCCCGAGTGGGACCCGGAGGCCTTCGGACGGCTGTCGGAGCGCATCGCGCGCTTCCTGGGCACCGGACGGTTCATCGTCTGGATGACGATCGTCATCATCGTCTGGGTCCTGTGGAACATCTTCGCCCCGCGCGACCTGCGCTTCGACAACTACCCGTTCATCTTCCTG includes:
- a CDS encoding CBS domain-containing protein — translated: MAAGAPRIFVSHLSGIPVFDPNGDQVGRVRDLVVVLRVGRRPPRVLGLVVELSTRRRIFLPMTRVTGIESGQVITTGVLNVRRFEQRPTERLAFGELLDRRVTLVETGEEVSVLDVSVQQLPARRDWEIDRVFVRKGKKATAFRRAKGETLTVEWSAVTGFSLEEHGQGAESLLATFEQLRPADLANVLHHLSPKRRAEVAAALDDDRLADVLEELPEDDQIEILGKLKEERAADVLEAMDPDDAADLLSELPEQDQERLLSLMEPADAADMRRLMAYEEHTAGGLMTTEPIVLRPDATVADALARVRNRDLSPALAAQVYVCRPPDETPTGKYLGTVHFQRLLRDPPYTLVSSIIDDDLQALAPDAALPVVAGFFATYDMVAAPVVDEAGSLLGAVTVDDVLDHMLPEDWRETEFHLDEGATEAVGPHDS